A region from the Acyrthosiphon pisum isolate AL4f chromosome A1, pea_aphid_22Mar2018_4r6ur, whole genome shotgun sequence genome encodes:
- the LOC100167357 gene encoding cuticle protein encodes MLVIVTYLPALLLLSAAVAARAGHSVHDPNEYYSEPNYHFNYGVKDLHTGDLKSQWEKREGDVVKGSYSLMEPDGSIRTVDYTADSHNGFNAVVSKSGHNVHPAQHHQQPKQIQHHQQQQQQLSLHQTYKQQPLAQQPAAAYQVPQQHKPALVAYKQAPPSKYPPPLLYRGFYGKSSPTATAAAVNYMAYPNRLPQDSDVATATPKYYTAPAAAAAAAPQYYAASPAEYDVQAKAEAEAAPEYYYYASAVTPETESLAPSPSPSPTPDSAKAGPVLFPADNATAAADTTSDRPSASPTPITLLKYEPADNNGGQPLYADYNYYA; translated from the exons ATGTTGGTCATCGTAACGTATCTGCCGGCGCTGTTGCTGTTGTCTGCAGCCGTGGCCGCGCGAGCGGGTCATTCCGTTCACGATCCGAACGAATAttac AGTGAGCCCAACTATCATTTCAATTACGGCGTCAAGGACTTGCACACTGGTGACCTGAAAAGCCAATGGGAGAAGCGGGAGGGCGACGTGGTTAAAGGGTCATACAGCTTGATGGAGCCGGACGGTTCCATACGGACGGTTGACTATACGGCCGACAGCCATAACGGGTTCAACGCGGTCGTGTCCAAGAGCGGCCACAACGTTCACCCCGCCCAACACCACCAGCAACCAAAGCAGATCCAGCACCaccaacagcaacagcaacaactGTCACTGCACCAGACTTACAAGCAACAACCGTTGGCACAACAGCCGGCTGCAGCGTACCAGGTACCCCAGCAGCACAAGCCGGCGTTGGTCGCTTACAAGCAGGCGCCGCCGTCTAAGTACCCACCGCCCCTTCTGTACCGCGGCTTCTACGGAAAGTCTTCACCAACGGCCACTGCAGCCGCTGTCAACTATATGGCGTACCCAAATCGTCTGCCTCAGGATTCCGACGTAGCCACGGCCACTCCAAAATATTACACTGCccctgccgccgccgccgccgccgctcctCAGTATTACGCTGCATCGCCGGCCGAATACGACGTCCAAGCCAAAGCCGAAGCCGAAGCCGCTCCCGAGTATTATTACTACGCGTCAGCCGTGACTCCCGAAACCGAATCGCTGGCACCATCCCCATCACCGTCACCTACGCCAGACTCGGCCAAGGCCGGTCCCGTTTTGTTCCCGGCCGACAACGCTACGGCGGCGGCCGACACCACGTCCGACCGACCTTCGGCGTCGCCCACGCCAATCACTCTGCTCAAATACGAACCTGCGGACAACAACGGCGGCCAACCTCTGTACGCTGACTACAACTATTAcgcataa